From the Coffea eugenioides isolate CCC68of unplaced genomic scaffold, Ceug_1.0 ScVebR1_3326;HRSCAF=4522, whole genome shotgun sequence genome, one window contains:
- the LOC113757796 gene encoding cytochrome P450 76A1-like, with product MVSETSIGLELLVVALLLLVAWAILTWRKCNASEKLERLPPGPRRWPVVGNMFQLGWSAHESFAILASKQGPIMTLWLGSMCTVVISSNEVAREMFKNHDVVFAGRKIYEAMKGDIGNEGSLITAQYGPHWRMLRRLCTAEFFVTSRLDATVDVRAKCIDQMVKYIEAAGGSGANGIDVGKFFFLLAFNLIGNLMFSKDLLDPSSERGAKFFYHAGKVMEYAGKPNIADFLPLLKWLDPQGIRRSTQYHVKRAFDIAGLYLKERIIESNRDETDHPSPEKRRRDYLDVLLHYRGESAEEPPEFSPTTINIIVFEMFTAGTDTTTSTLEWATAELLRSPKTLEKVQAELRSVISLGTKIEEKHLDNLPYLKAVVKETLRLHPPLPFLVPHMAMDSCKMLGYHIPKETQILVNVWAIGRDPKTWENPLEFKPERFLEPSTADFKGHHFEFIPFGSGRRICPAVPFASRVLPMALGSILHLFDWSLADGIKPEELDMGERMGITLRKAVPLKAIPVPLQG from the exons ATGGTTTCTGAGACTAGTATAGGATTAGAACTGCTGGTTGTAGCCTTGTTGTTACTGGTTGCCTGGGCAATTTTGACTTGGCGAAAATGCAATGCATCGGAAAAGTTGGAAAGATTGCCACCGGGGCCGAGGCGGTGGCCGGTGGTGGGCAATATGTTTCAATTGGGATGGTCAGCCCATGAGTCATTTGCTATATTGGCTAGTAAACAAGGCCCTATAATGACTCTTTGGCTAGGATCAATGTGCACTGTGGTGATATCATCGAATGAAGTGGCCCGTGAGATGTTCAAGAACCATGATGTGGTTTTTGCTGGAAGGAAAATATACGAGGCAATGAAAGGAGATATTGGCAATGAGGGCTCTCTTATAACTGCACAATATGGTCCCCATTGGCGGATGCTCAGGCGCTTGTGCACCGCCGAGTTCTTTGTAACGAGCAGGCTTGATGCAACAGTTGATGTCCGTGCTAAATGCATTGATCAGATGGTGAAATATATAGAAGCTGCTGGAGGTTCTGGTGCCAATGGGATAGATGTTGGAAAGTTTTTCTTCTTGCTGGCATTCAATCTTATTGGAAATCTCATGTTTTCCAAGGATCTTTTGGATCCAAGCTCTGAGAGGGGTGCAAAGTTCTTTTACCATGCAGGCAAAGTGATGGAATATGCTGGAAAGCCCAACATTGCAGATTTCTTGCCATTGCTTAAATGGCTTGACCCTCAGGGTATTAGGAGATCAACACAGTATCATGTCAAACGAGCCTTTGACATCGCTGGATTATATTTAAAAGAGAGAATCATCGAAAGTAATAGAGATGAAACGGATCACCCAAGTCCTGAAAAGAGGAGAAGAGATTACTTGGATGTTCTGTTGCATTACCGAGGCGAAAGCGCTGAAGAACCTCCTGAGTTCTCTCCAACAACAATCAACATTATAGTCTTT GAAATGTTCACAGCAGGGACAGACACGACAACTAGTACATTAGAATGGGCAACGGCAGAGCTTCTACGTAGTCCAAAAACTCTTGAAAAAGTCCAAGCTGAGTTGAGAAGCGTGATTAGTCTAGGGACTAAGATAGAAGAAAAACACTTGGATAATCTTCCATACCTTAAGGCAGTAGTGAAGGAGACGCTCCGGCTACATCCACCGCTCCCTTTCTTGGTACCTCACATGGCTATGGACTCGTGCAAAATGCTAGGCTACCACATCCCAAAAGAAACACAAATTCTAGTAAATGTTTGGGCAATTGGAAGGGATCCAAAGACTTGGGAAAACCCTTTAGAGTTCAAGCCTGAAAGATTTTTGGAGCCAAGTACTGCAGATTTTAAGGGACACCATTTTGAGTTTATACCTTTTGGATCTGGCCGGCGAATATGCCCGGCCGTTCCTTTTGCTTCTCGAGTGCTACCAATGGCTCTAGGATCAATCTTGCACTTGTTTGATTGGAGCTTAGCTGATGGGATTAAACCAGAAGAGTTGGACATGGGAGAAAGGATGGGGATAACACTCAGGAAAGCAGTACCTTTAAAGGCCATACCAGTACCACTCCAAGGTtga